A region of Chitinophaga horti DNA encodes the following proteins:
- a CDS encoding hybrid sensor histidine kinase/response regulator, giving the protein MILIVDDKPENILSLKKTLELYKFQVDSASSGEEALKKILKTSYTLIILDVQMPSMDGFEVAEALSGYSKARDIPIIFLSAVNKDKKFITRGYDSGGVDYITKPVDPDILIMKVKSFYRMYQQTQELNIVQQSLRDEVEVRKQAQQALDKKVKELHTILESLPQIAFTATADGRIEYANQHWFRYSPNMSVMPQTAAGESSLDEDLQLAFRSGKLLEKETYIKDLREGKYRCHLLRVTPMHEDGQTVKWIGTFTDISHQKQANEILEQKVQERTEELSLINKSLEESNHDLQQFASVASHDLKEPLRKIHLFGAMLRDKFPDDNEDIRPFLNRIVYSSNRMTRLINDLLNFSRLSVSNGFEITDINQLINEILSDLELTIEEKKARFVVSEIPQIEVVPGQIRQVFQNIISNALKFSKNDTPPEIHINTELVAYCDVNAPTDADGQYCRITISDNGIGFDEQYLPKIFTIFQRLHTMDRYEGTGIGLAIAKKVIERHDGTLTAKSRLNEGSSFIFVLPLRQTESKKQQEGAWRESFQNG; this is encoded by the coding sequence ATGATTCTGATAGTTGATGACAAGCCAGAGAATATACTGTCATTAAAGAAAACGCTGGAACTGTACAAGTTCCAGGTAGACAGCGCCAGCTCCGGTGAAGAAGCGCTCAAAAAAATACTGAAAACGAGTTACACGCTGATCATCCTGGACGTGCAGATGCCCAGTATGGATGGTTTCGAGGTGGCAGAGGCGCTATCTGGCTACAGCAAGGCGCGCGATATTCCCATCATTTTTCTATCCGCAGTAAATAAAGATAAAAAGTTCATCACTCGTGGCTACGACTCGGGCGGTGTAGACTATATCACAAAACCGGTCGATCCGGACATCCTTATCATGAAGGTGAAATCCTTCTACCGGATGTACCAGCAAACACAGGAGCTGAATATTGTTCAGCAATCACTAAGGGACGAAGTAGAGGTGCGTAAACAGGCACAGCAGGCGTTGGACAAAAAAGTGAAAGAGCTGCACACCATCCTTGAATCGCTTCCGCAGATTGCTTTTACCGCTACGGCAGATGGGCGGATCGAATATGCGAACCAGCACTGGTTCCGCTACTCGCCCAATATGTCGGTAATGCCGCAAACTGCCGCCGGCGAAAGTTCGCTGGACGAAGACCTGCAACTGGCGTTTCGTTCCGGCAAATTGCTGGAAAAAGAAACGTACATCAAAGACTTGCGGGAAGGTAAGTACCGCTGTCACCTGCTAAGGGTAACCCCCATGCATGAAGACGGCCAAACGGTGAAATGGATCGGCACTTTTACAGACATCTCTCACCAGAAACAGGCGAACGAAATACTGGAACAAAAAGTACAGGAACGTACGGAAGAACTTTCGCTGATCAACAAATCGCTGGAAGAAAGTAACCACGACCTGCAACAATTTGCCTCCGTAGCTTCGCACGATTTAAAAGAACCGTTACGCAAGATCCACCTTTTCGGCGCCATGCTGCGTGACAAGTTCCCGGACGATAACGAAGATATACGCCCGTTCCTGAATCGTATCGTGTATTCATCCAACCGGATGACGAGGCTGATCAACGACCTGCTGAACTTCTCCCGCCTGTCGGTTTCGAATGGCTTTGAGATAACGGACATCAATCAACTGATCAACGAAATACTCAGCGACCTGGAACTCACGATCGAAGAGAAGAAGGCGCGCTTCGTTGTGTCAGAAATTCCACAAATTGAGGTAGTGCCCGGCCAGATCAGGCAGGTGTTTCAGAACATTATCAGCAACGCCTTAAAGTTCAGTAAGAACGATACGCCGCCTGAAATCCATATTAACACGGAATTAGTAGCTTATTGTGACGTTAACGCGCCCACCGACGCAGACGGCCAGTACTGCCGTATTACCATCAGCGATAACGGGATCGGGTTTGACGAGCAATACCTTCCCAAGATATTTACGATCTTCCAACGCCTGCATACAATGGACCGTTACGAAGGTACCGGCATAGGACTGGCCATCGCCAAAAAGGTGATTGAGCGGCACGATGGTACATTGACGGCCAAGAGCCGGCTGAACGAAGGGTCATCCTTCATTTTTGTATTGCCACTGCGACAAACGGAAAGTAAAAAACAACAGGAAGGCGCCTGGCGCGAAAGCTTTCAGAACGGTTAA
- the purU gene encoding formyltetrahydrofolate deformylase — MIIVIQCTDQVGRVAAISGVLSAEKLNIVSLREHVDVGQNHFYMRVHVEQDAPAGPLTEKLRAVLPADAIVQVNPQPEKKIVVMVTREYHCLADILVRHHFKTLGAQVLCVIGNHTTLQDICGRFDVPFHPVLHDPADKVNFEAEIETIVTEHAPDYIVLAKFMRILSPGFVSKFAGRIINIHHSFLPAFAGANPYKRAFERGVKMIGATAHFVTDELDEGPIITQQIIPVNHTYTATGMVKAGREIETAVLARALQLVFEDRVFVYQNKTVVFE, encoded by the coding sequence ATGATCATTGTTATTCAATGTACTGACCAGGTAGGCCGTGTGGCGGCTATATCCGGTGTACTATCCGCCGAAAAACTTAATATCGTATCCCTCCGCGAGCATGTAGACGTTGGGCAGAACCATTTCTATATGCGCGTACACGTTGAGCAGGATGCGCCTGCCGGGCCCCTTACCGAAAAGCTGCGCGCCGTATTGCCGGCCGATGCCATCGTACAGGTAAATCCACAGCCGGAGAAAAAGATCGTAGTAATGGTCACCAGGGAGTATCATTGCCTGGCCGACATACTCGTTCGCCATCATTTTAAAACCCTGGGCGCACAGGTGTTATGTGTAATTGGTAACCATACTACTTTGCAGGACATCTGCGGCCGGTTTGATGTGCCGTTTCACCCCGTGTTGCATGACCCGGCCGATAAGGTAAATTTTGAAGCTGAGATAGAGACGATCGTTACGGAACATGCGCCCGATTACATCGTATTGGCGAAGTTCATGCGTATTCTGTCTCCCGGTTTTGTGTCGAAGTTCGCGGGCAGGATCATCAATATTCATCACTCTTTTTTGCCCGCATTTGCCGGTGCTAATCCGTACAAACGCGCGTTTGAAAGAGGCGTTAAGATGATCGGCGCTACTGCCCACTTTGTAACCGATGAACTGGACGAGGGGCCGATCATTACCCAGCAAATCATCCCCGTAAACCATACCTATACTGCTACAGGCATGGTGAAAGCTGGCAGGGAGATTGAAACCGCCGTACTGGCCAGGGCGTTGCAACTGGTGTTTGAAGACCGGGTGTTTGTTTATCAGAATAAAACCGTTGTATTCGAATAA
- a CDS encoding chemotaxis protein CheB yields MEENNRVTHPRIVVIGGSAGSLRTILEILPNLEPKLQAAIIIVLHRHHVYDSTLTDLLAIKTTLPVKEAEEKEDIQPGTIYIAPSDYHLLVESDYSLSLDYSEKVNYSRPSIDVTLSSAAPVCGARMAALLLSGGNNDGTDGLDEVQSFGGTIAVQDPIDAEVDYMPKHALQTLQVPFVLKNHEMADFINRFAAEDLV; encoded by the coding sequence ATGGAGGAAAACAATCGTGTAACACATCCGCGAATCGTAGTGATTGGTGGTTCTGCAGGCAGCCTGCGTACCATCCTGGAAATATTGCCCAACCTCGAGCCTAAACTACAGGCGGCGATCATTATTGTACTGCACCGTCATCACGTATATGACTCTACGCTTACAGATCTGTTGGCGATTAAAACAACGTTACCGGTAAAAGAGGCGGAGGAAAAGGAAGACATTCAGCCCGGAACGATCTACATAGCCCCATCCGACTACCATTTACTGGTGGAATCCGATTATTCTTTATCGCTCGATTATTCCGAAAAGGTGAACTACAGCCGGCCGAGCATCGACGTTACGCTCAGTTCTGCCGCGCCGGTATGCGGTGCGCGCATGGCGGCCCTGCTGTTAAGTGGTGGTAACAACGATGGTACCGATGGATTGGATGAGGTGCAGTCTTTCGGTGGTACTATTGCCGTGCAGGACCCGATCGATGCTGAGGTGGACTATATGCCCAAACACGCCTTGCAAACCTTACAGGTGCCTTTTGTATTGAAGAACCATGAGATGGCCGACTTCATTAATCGCTTTGCTGCAGAAGACCTGGTTTAA
- a CDS encoding CshA/CshB family fibrillar adhesin-related protein, whose amino-acid sequence MTKKLLTILLLLCSQLASAQFADRGTGALRDQIWWLDWSNIALTASHSMVTPDGMTLTFSISNVTGFTPAPSGMRTWGAAMLHSLYDFSDPALMPALYSYGNNQNTNFRLNITARRNGQPVAFTVVTADAEASAPNEVTTITTNKGAWSTIDFFRNSTQTSNPAQGCGTRQVRITDTYGMVLGQVYGQMPVLATTSTDGSIALDVEYNKGGAYGGMALAFGVYSPIDRGDLPASYGFAQHRLTYQVLNSCNFNPPYPSQVPSVSLTLGSMPGDADGQQTLNDNALVADEDAISSFPAYNGSGTYSLAVPLVNTTGAAAYLAGWFDFNGDKQFTLAERAVATIATGSTSATLTWAGLPAELPAPTAADYHDFGLRLRLSSDQADAQQPAGPARDGEVEDYLVPFYIPCKFALPADKVLDLCSGETVQLNASQADAVSYRWAANNTLSDDGIGNPVASPTTNTTYQVTAQDIRGCQDAASFIVNVRPSPTINTSGDVRICAGQSAPLSASSAINAAFSWSPAVGLNDAGISNPTASPTSTTSYVVTATSANNCKSTARVNVAVTSAPVFSVSSYNQSVCVGEEVVIKASGGDAYTWRAPDKTAIGTGGELRLQAAAGGMYSVEITDQVCNISRTFDLPLSVASQPQTSVTKSNDVDCIHGSAMLQASGGLTYSWDPAPGLNTLSGDKVVVTPGQPTMYYVNVSNGGKCVKKDSVFVDFNANSELSSFPMANAFSPNNDGRNDCFGLKFWGPVLQLDFSVFNRWGELVFHTDDPLHCWDGSFKGAPQPAGTYVFVVKAKTACGNGERQGTVVLVR is encoded by the coding sequence ATGACGAAAAAACTCCTGACAATACTGCTACTCCTTTGCAGCCAACTGGCCTCTGCGCAATTCGCAGACAGGGGTACAGGGGCATTGCGCGACCAGATATGGTGGCTGGATTGGAGTAACATTGCGCTTACTGCCAGCCATAGCATGGTTACGCCTGATGGCATGACACTCACCTTTTCAATTTCAAATGTAACTGGTTTTACACCAGCGCCCAGTGGTATGCGTACCTGGGGTGCGGCCATGTTACATTCCCTATACGACTTTTCTGATCCTGCGTTGATGCCTGCGCTCTATTCGTATGGTAACAACCAGAACACTAATTTCCGGCTGAATATTACGGCGCGGCGGAACGGGCAGCCCGTTGCCTTTACCGTCGTAACTGCAGATGCGGAAGCCAGTGCACCGAATGAAGTGACGACCATTACCACTAACAAAGGTGCCTGGAGTACCATTGACTTCTTCCGGAATTCCACCCAAACCTCGAATCCTGCACAGGGATGTGGCACCCGGCAGGTGCGCATTACCGATACCTACGGGATGGTATTAGGGCAAGTGTACGGACAAATGCCTGTACTGGCCACCACCTCCACCGACGGATCGATTGCGCTGGATGTAGAATATAATAAGGGCGGCGCCTATGGCGGGATGGCGCTTGCCTTTGGCGTGTACTCGCCGATAGACCGCGGCGATTTGCCTGCGAGTTATGGTTTTGCACAACACCGGCTTACCTACCAGGTGTTGAACAGCTGCAATTTTAACCCGCCATATCCATCACAGGTGCCATCTGTTTCGCTTACGCTCGGCAGCATGCCCGGCGATGCGGACGGACAGCAAACGTTGAATGATAATGCGCTGGTGGCAGATGAAGACGCGATCAGTTCTTTTCCGGCGTATAACGGCTCGGGTACTTATAGCCTTGCCGTTCCGCTGGTGAACACGACAGGCGCTGCCGCCTACCTGGCTGGCTGGTTCGACTTTAACGGGGATAAACAGTTTACCTTGGCCGAGCGGGCCGTTGCCACCATTGCCACCGGCAGCACCAGCGCTACACTCACGTGGGCGGGGCTGCCAGCAGAGTTGCCGGCCCCTACGGCTGCGGACTACCACGACTTTGGCCTGCGGCTTCGCTTATCCTCCGACCAGGCAGATGCCCAACAGCCTGCTGGTCCTGCCCGGGATGGGGAGGTAGAGGATTATCTCGTACCGTTTTACATTCCCTGTAAGTTCGCGCTGCCTGCAGATAAAGTACTTGATCTTTGCTCCGGCGAAACCGTACAATTGAATGCCAGCCAGGCTGATGCAGTGTCGTACCGCTGGGCAGCGAATAATACCCTGAGTGATGATGGCATTGGAAACCCGGTGGCCAGTCCTACAACGAACACCACCTACCAGGTAACGGCGCAGGATATACGAGGTTGCCAGGATGCGGCCAGCTTTATTGTTAATGTGCGTCCATCGCCGACCATTAATACCAGTGGCGACGTGAGGATATGTGCGGGACAGTCGGCGCCGTTGTCGGCCAGCAGTGCCATTAACGCTGCTTTCAGCTGGTCGCCGGCCGTGGGTTTGAATGATGCGGGCATCAGTAATCCGACGGCCTCTCCAACATCTACTACCAGTTATGTGGTGACTGCCACCAGTGCGAATAATTGTAAAAGTACTGCCCGTGTGAACGTGGCGGTGACCAGCGCGCCGGTATTTAGTGTGAGTTCGTACAATCAGTCCGTTTGTGTGGGGGAGGAAGTGGTGATAAAAGCAAGTGGCGGAGATGCCTATACCTGGCGGGCGCCGGATAAAACTGCGATTGGTACGGGTGGGGAGCTGCGGTTACAGGCGGCTGCGGGCGGTATGTATTCCGTAGAGATCACCGACCAGGTATGTAACATCAGCAGAACATTCGATCTTCCTTTAAGCGTGGCATCGCAACCGCAAACGTCTGTCACCAAAAGTAATGATGTTGACTGTATACATGGCAGCGCCATGCTGCAGGCCAGCGGTGGCCTCACTTACAGCTGGGACCCGGCGCCTGGTTTAAACACGCTGAGCGGCGATAAAGTGGTGGTAACGCCCGGGCAGCCCACGATGTATTATGTGAACGTAAGCAACGGTGGCAAGTGTGTGAAAAAGGACTCCGTATTTGTAGACTTCAATGCCAACAGTGAATTGAGTAGCTTCCCGATGGCCAATGCCTTTTCGCCCAACAACGATGGCCGGAATGATTGCTTCGGACTAAAGTTCTGGGGGCCGGTATTACAGCTGGACTTCTCCGTATTTAACCGTTGGGGCGAGCTGGTGTTTCATACCGATGATCCATTGCATTGCTGGGATGGATCTTTCAAAGGCGCTCCGCAACCGGCGGGTACTTACGTGTTCGTCGTGAAGGCGAAAACCGCTTGTGGCAACGGGGAGCGGCAGGGGACGGTGGTGTTGGTGCGATAG
- a CDS encoding class I SAM-dependent methyltransferase, which translates to MKRAWKMGSRIPLLVDNLFDADSLAHDVSSPKHVSHTEWENYLYKNWNKSGVRILEIGSREVTGFSKARKQFDKAAYVGFDFYAGHNVDVVGDAHKLASYFGEQRFDLIYSSACFEHFAMPWVVAGEIQKLLKMGGAVFVETHFSFRSHERPWNFFQFSDMGLRALFSPAMGFECLDSGMSTPIVARFSSKGPRYLRNVRIDGMYCHSEFLGRKVREVNDFSWQQVDLDEVVEGTRYPEPKNNPGVV; encoded by the coding sequence ATGAAACGAGCCTGGAAAATGGGCTCCAGGATTCCTTTGCTTGTAGACAACCTGTTCGATGCAGACTCCCTTGCACATGACGTGTCTTCACCCAAACACGTATCTCACACCGAGTGGGAAAATTATTTATACAAAAACTGGAATAAGTCCGGTGTCCGCATCCTTGAGATTGGCAGCCGGGAAGTAACCGGATTTTCCAAAGCGCGTAAACAATTTGATAAGGCAGCATATGTGGGATTTGATTTTTACGCTGGCCACAACGTAGATGTGGTGGGCGATGCGCATAAGTTGGCCAGCTATTTTGGCGAACAGCGGTTCGACCTGATTTATTCCAGCGCGTGTTTCGAGCATTTCGCGATGCCCTGGGTAGTAGCGGGTGAAATACAGAAGCTGTTGAAAATGGGCGGTGCTGTGTTTGTTGAAACCCATTTCTCATTCCGCTCTCACGAGCGCCCCTGGAACTTCTTTCAGTTTAGCGATATGGGCTTGCGGGCGCTGTTTTCCCCTGCCATGGGCTTTGAGTGCCTTGACTCGGGCATGTCTACCCCGATAGTAGCCCGTTTCTCCTCCAAAGGCCCGCGTTACCTGCGTAACGTGCGGATCGATGGTATGTATTGCCATAGTGAGTTTCTTGGCAGGAAGGTGAGAGAGGTAAATGATTTTAGCTGGCAGCAGGTGGATTTGGATGAAGTGGTGGAGGGGACGAGGTATCCGGAGCCGAAGAATAATCCAGGCGTCGTTTAA
- a CDS encoding lipocalin family protein — MKKVMIIVAAIATTLFACEKEETIDNASTAAAFLKAGEWVPTTIDQNPVTSPAGKLLYNPVLECQKDDTYKFSADSMTVNKGATLCGGDETGYQVKYSMDFNRRKITINGVEYMLGEVTPKQLKYYVRLSSQAGYDYQVYIFTHAK, encoded by the coding sequence ATGAAAAAAGTAATGATCATAGTTGCTGCCATAGCAACCACTTTATTTGCCTGCGAGAAAGAGGAAACGATCGACAATGCGAGTACCGCCGCAGCTTTCCTGAAAGCCGGCGAATGGGTTCCCACTACCATTGATCAAAACCCGGTAACCAGCCCGGCCGGCAAACTGCTGTACAACCCGGTACTGGAGTGTCAGAAGGACGATACGTATAAATTCAGCGCGGATTCTATGACGGTTAACAAAGGTGCCACGCTCTGCGGCGGTGACGAAACAGGTTACCAGGTGAAATACTCCATGGACTTCAACCGTCGTAAGATCACGATTAACGGCGTCGAATATATGTTGGGAGAAGTGACGCCTAAACAATTAAAATACTACGTGCGCTTATCATCGCAGGCTGGCTATGACTACCAGGTGTATATCTTCACGCATGCCAAATAA
- a CDS encoding TIGR02117 family protein produces the protein MRKVFRRFLKTLLFTFAFVIAFAALYLLAAWGLSRITVERVPAPAEVEIYLLSNGVHSDIVVPAANEVRNWRLQVPTAHTLGNDTTAAYLAFGWGDKGFYLETPTFADLTAKVALKAVFGLSTSAMHTTYYRSMHVGADCKRILISKAQYAQLVKFIDNSFKDKNVAVIAGVHYNNDDAFYDGRGRYHLFHTCNTWTNNALKACGQRACLWTPFDKGSFTSIAICSNLFGMREDIHLVVIASLR, from the coding sequence ATGAGAAAGGTGTTTCGCCGATTCCTGAAGACGCTCCTCTTTACATTCGCCTTCGTTATTGCTTTTGCGGCCTTGTACCTATTGGCCGCCTGGGGTTTGTCGCGCATTACGGTAGAACGGGTGCCGGCGCCGGCCGAGGTTGAAATTTACCTGCTCTCCAATGGTGTGCATAGTGATATTGTTGTACCGGCAGCAAATGAAGTGAGAAACTGGCGGCTGCAAGTGCCCACGGCTCATACATTGGGCAACGATACCACCGCGGCTTATCTGGCCTTTGGTTGGGGAGACAAGGGCTTTTACCTGGAAACGCCCACCTTCGCCGATCTTACCGCCAAGGTGGCTCTTAAGGCAGTATTCGGATTAAGTACTTCGGCGATGCATACTACTTACTACCGATCTATGCATGTAGGGGCTGATTGCAAACGCATCCTCATCAGCAAAGCGCAATACGCGCAGCTGGTAAAGTTTATCGATAATAGTTTTAAGGATAAAAATGTGGCAGTAATTGCCGGTGTTCACTACAATAATGATGACGCTTTTTACGATGGCCGTGGTCGATATCACCTGTTCCATACCTGTAATACCTGGACCAATAACGCCCTGAAGGCCTGTGGCCAACGCGCTTGTTTATGGACGCCCTTCGATAAGGGATCTTTTACCAGTATCGCGATTTGTAGCAATTTATTTGGCATGCGTGAAGATATACACCTGGTAGTCATAGCCAGCCTGCGATGA
- a CDS encoding winged helix-turn-helix transcriptional regulator, producing MYEKKIKEDLDCGIIVAMKVFGAKWKPCIIEAISRGIRRPSELHREITSTTPRVIDMQLSELVTYEVLTKTVQPGFPLYVEYSLTPMGESILPILEQLSAWGNQHKEVVQRINQYTPVRDVEAVC from the coding sequence ATGTACGAAAAGAAGATAAAGGAGGACCTCGATTGCGGCATCATCGTAGCGATGAAAGTGTTCGGCGCGAAATGGAAGCCCTGCATCATTGAGGCTATTTCCCGCGGTATCAGAAGGCCAAGTGAACTTCATCGTGAAATCACATCTACGACCCCGAGAGTGATAGACATGCAGCTGAGCGAACTCGTAACTTACGAAGTGCTGACTAAAACAGTGCAGCCCGGATTTCCGCTATACGTAGAATACTCACTGACGCCTATGGGCGAAAGCATCCTGCCTATACTGGAGCAGCTAAGCGCATGGGGCAACCAGCATAAGGAGGTGGTGCAGCGGATAAATCAGTATACACCGGTGAGAGATGTGGAGGCGGTATGTTAA
- a CDS encoding family 43 glycosylhydrolase has translation MANPIVRHVYTADPTALVHEGRVYLFTGHDEPPPGVDDYVMHDWQCFSSGDMLQWQDHGSPLSAADFKWASGDAYASKVICYHDKFYWFVAVTNSADSKSAVGVAVADVPYGPYQDALGRPLITHDMLPANDNPKANLDPTVLLHDDRLYICWGHQTCYSSRLNEAVTGLDASIQTIALPQFSEGAHLHERDGWFYLSYGYGMPEQVAYAMSRDIAGPWNFTGILNDVPENCETNRPCVLHFAGKDYFFYHNGALPGGGSHRRSVCVNELFYEEDGTMRKVIMK, from the coding sequence ATGGCAAACCCGATTGTCCGACATGTATATACCGCCGATCCTACCGCCCTTGTACATGAAGGTCGCGTCTATCTTTTCACCGGTCATGATGAACCTCCGCCTGGTGTGGATGATTATGTGATGCATGACTGGCAGTGTTTTTCTTCTGGAGATATGCTTCAATGGCAAGATCACGGCTCGCCATTATCAGCAGCAGACTTTAAGTGGGCTTCCGGGGATGCTTATGCGTCGAAAGTGATCTGCTATCACGACAAGTTTTATTGGTTTGTAGCAGTCACCAACAGCGCTGATAGTAAAAGTGCGGTCGGTGTTGCCGTGGCCGACGTGCCTTATGGTCCTTACCAGGATGCATTGGGCCGGCCTTTGATCACGCATGATATGTTGCCTGCCAATGACAATCCCAAGGCCAATCTCGATCCCACGGTGTTGTTGCATGACGATCGGTTGTACATATGCTGGGGTCATCAAACCTGTTATTCTTCCAGGCTGAACGAGGCTGTTACCGGTCTGGATGCGTCTATCCAAACGATAGCCCTTCCACAGTTCAGCGAAGGAGCGCATCTGCACGAAAGAGATGGTTGGTTTTATTTATCCTACGGATATGGAATGCCTGAGCAGGTGGCCTATGCGATGAGCAGAGACATTGCCGGGCCATGGAACTTTACAGGAATATTAAACGATGTGCCGGAAAATTGTGAGACCAACCGGCCCTGCGTTTTACACTTTGCGGGCAAAGACTATTTCTTCTATCACAACGGCGCCCTGCCCGGCGGTGGCAGCCATCGGCGATCGGTTTGTGTGAACGAATTGTTTTATGAGGAGGATGGCACGATGAGAAAGGTGATCATGAAATAA
- a CDS encoding DUF2306 domain-containing protein translates to MSAYSKSRLQTPWHKLITIPQLLGWLLIFALTKYFMSGADHFLALTKEALGKYFTLRWVLIAHITAGGGALILGPVQFWSRLRTQYVRLHRWLGLAYLLAILVSSVCALILSFTTSYEVNWAYAFSLQVWVAVWIITTVIAYRAALMHQYKLHQEWMVRSYMVSLAFIISGLALKFLLWIDFGSFEDIAPSLFWMGWSVPLFIYQVILSFKPKH, encoded by the coding sequence ATGTCTGCATATTCTAAATCCCGTTTACAAACGCCCTGGCATAAGTTGATCACTATCCCGCAGCTGCTGGGATGGCTGCTGATTTTCGCGCTCACGAAGTACTTCATGAGCGGCGCCGACCATTTCCTGGCGCTTACGAAGGAGGCATTGGGTAAGTACTTTACGCTGCGTTGGGTGCTGATTGCGCATATCACGGCCGGTGGCGGCGCATTGATATTGGGGCCGGTACAATTCTGGAGCCGATTGAGAACACAGTATGTACGGCTGCACCGCTGGCTTGGCCTGGCGTACCTGCTCGCCATACTGGTGAGTTCTGTATGCGCACTGATTTTAAGCTTTACCACATCTTATGAAGTAAATTGGGCCTACGCATTTTCGTTGCAGGTGTGGGTGGCTGTATGGATTATTACGACGGTCATCGCTTACCGCGCTGCGCTTATGCATCAGTATAAATTACACCAGGAGTGGATGGTGCGCAGTTACATGGTATCGCTCGCTTTCATCATCTCCGGCCTGGCGCTGAAATTTCTGCTGTGGATAGATTTTGGCAGCTTTGAAGATATTGCTCCCTCGTTATTCTGGATGGGCTGGTCGGTGCCATTGTTTATTTACCAGGTGATCTTAAGTTTTAAGCCGAAACATTAA
- a CDS encoding CheR family methyltransferase, translated as MLRTHYISEDEVSMLLNDVLELYGYDFTDYAHASINRRVNYLFKKDRFTSFAEFRFRVKNDKNYVTRFVEEITVNVTEMFRDPFFYTALQKQVLPVLATYPFIRIWHAGCSTGEEVYSLAIMLQEANMLHKAKIYATDINNTVLDKARKGIFPLAHMQQYSRNYIQMGGTQDFSQYYTANYEYAKFSETLSKQIVFAAHNLVTDHSFNEFQLIVCRNVLIYFNKTLQDKILHLFDDSLETFGFLALGSKETLNFTSISHKFRQLENRQKIWRKTIV; from the coding sequence ATGTTGCGAACCCATTATATAAGCGAAGACGAAGTAAGCATGTTGCTGAACGATGTGCTGGAGCTGTACGGTTACGACTTTACCGACTACGCCCATGCATCTATCAACCGGCGTGTGAACTACCTGTTTAAAAAAGACAGGTTCACCAGTTTCGCTGAGTTCAGGTTCCGCGTTAAAAATGACAAGAATTATGTGACGCGTTTCGTGGAAGAGATCACCGTGAACGTAACAGAAATGTTCCGCGATCCTTTTTTCTACACCGCATTACAAAAGCAGGTGCTGCCCGTACTGGCCACGTACCCGTTCATCAGGATATGGCATGCCGGCTGCTCCACCGGCGAAGAAGTATATTCGCTCGCGATTATGCTGCAAGAGGCAAACATGTTACACAAGGCAAAGATCTATGCGACAGATATTAATAATACTGTGCTGGACAAAGCCCGCAAAGGAATTTTTCCCCTGGCGCATATGCAGCAGTATTCGCGCAACTACATCCAGATGGGTGGTACACAGGATTTTTCGCAATACTATACCGCCAATTACGAGTATGCCAAGTTCTCCGAAACCCTTTCAAAACAAATTGTATTTGCCGCACATAACCTGGTCACCGATCATTCGTTCAACGAGTTTCAGCTGATCGTTTGCCGTAATGTGCTCATCTACTTCAATAAAACTTTACAGGATAAGATCCTGCATCTTTTCGACGATAGCCTGGAAACCTTTGGCTTCCTTGCGCTGGGATCGAAAGAAACCCTGAACTTTACCAGCATATCGCACAAGTTCAGGCAGCTGGAAAACAGGCAGAAGATATGGAGGAAAACAATCGTGTAA